A window of Paraburkholderia sp. ZP32-5 genomic DNA:
CCCTGCTGTGAAACCTATGCCCCACCAAAGAAAAGCTGGCGGCGGTTCACATCGCCGCCAGCTTCGTTGTCAGTTATGACGCGCGGCATATCCGCGGCTCGCGAACTCAGGTTTCGAGCTTCGCATCCATCGTGATCGTCGCGTTCAGCACCTTCGACACCGGGCAACCGGCCTTCGCATCGGCGGTGGCCTTGTCGAATGCCGCCTTGTTGCCACCAGGAATCTTCACGGCCACGTCGAGATGCACGGCGGTGATCGAAAAGCCACCGCCGTCCTTGTCGAGCGTGACGGTAGCCGTCGTGCCGATCCGCTCGGGCGTGATGCCCGCCTTGCCGAGTTCCGCCGATAGCGCCATCGAGAAACATCCCGCGTGCGCGGCCGCAATCAACTCTTCCGGATTCGTGCCGATGCCGTCCGCGAAGCGCGTCGAAAACGAATACTGCGTGTCCTTCAGGACGCCGCTGTCGGTGGAAATCGAGCCCTTGCCTTGTTGCAGGTCGCCTTGCCAGACTGCCGATGCCTTGCGCTTCATCGCTCTCTCCTGTTGTGCCCGCCGTGCGCGCTTCGCGACCGAAGATGATGCCCGCCGCGGCGGTCCGCCCGGATGTGTCCGTGCACAGGCATCGGCCGCGGATGCCGCGCGACCATGCAGGCGCGGGTGTGGACCGGTTTTCATCATAGGCGCTTCCTGGTGCCGGCGTCGTGACAGCGCCGCGAAACATAAGCGACCCGCCGACGCGCGAACCATCGCCGCACTATTTCAAAACGAGCAACGATCTTTCACCGGCAAGCCGCTTTTTTACCGACCGCGCAGCAAATAGACTTCGCTTCAACAGATCGGCACACGAGCTTCACCGCCGATCCAGCCCAAAATCGAAACTGGAGGTCATCATGAAATCGCTTCTTTCGGCAGTCGTTATTGCATCCGCTCTCATCGTTCCGGCGGTGTCGTTCGCCCAGCAGGCCAACGCTCCGGTCACGCGCGCTCAGGTGCGCGCCGAACTGGTGGCCGCGCAAAAAGCCGGGCTCCTGAATCAGAACGACATCAACTATCCGAAGGCTATGCCGCAAGATTCGACGACCGTGGTTGCTTCGGCGCAAGGTGCGCAAGATATCGGCGGCGTGAAGGCTAGCTCGTCGGACGCGGGTGCGCCGACTTCGGTGCAACAACGCCTGTTCTCGACGTATCGCGGTAACTAAGCGCGATAGCGATACGTCATGGCCGCGCCGCCCGCGGCCTGACAGCAGAACGCGGTTGATGTTACGGCAGGACGTAAAAGAGCCCCGGTTGCGAAGTGCACAACCGGGGCTCTTCATTTGCGCGGCGCGGTTTGCGTGGCATGCCGAAGCAGCACCGCGCACGATGCATCGACGTTATTCGGGAAACGGCAGACTCTGCTGCCCCAGCGCGCGCATGTCGAACACGTTCAGCGTCATGGCGACCAGCGCGTAATAACCGAGCAGGCCCACCAGGTTGATGACGACCTGATGCCCGAAACGCTCGACCGCTCTCGCATACGTCGCCTCCGACACGCGCTTCGTGTCATACAGTTCGCTCGCGAAATCGTAGATCAGCGCGTCGTCGGCATCGGCGAAATCGGGGCGGCGCCCGACGCGTATCGTCTCGGCATCCGCTTCGCCGACGCCCGCCTGCAACGCGATCGGATAGTGGATATGCCACTCGGCCTGTGCCTGCCAGCGCACCGCTGTCACCAGAATCGCCAGCTCCGATAGCCGCAGCGGCAGGCCGGTGCTGTAGCGGCAAAACGCGCCGAGCCGCTGCGCGTGCTGGGCCAGTTCCGGGCTATGAATCCAGCCAAGAAACGGTCCGTCCAGATTGCCGCGCGGGCCGGACAGGATGTCGTCGAGCACGATCTTCTGTTCGGGCGTCGCGGTGGAAAGGTCGAAATGAGGCAAACGCTCGGTCATCTTGGTTCTCGCGGATTTCTGGCGAACAGGGATTTTTGATAGCTTGAATGCAATTGCTCAGGCGGCAGCGGGTACGGCGGCAAGCGCGGCGCCGATCGCATCGCTCAGACGGCTGACGATCTCGTCGATGTCGCGTGCCGTGCAGATGAACGGCGGCGCGAGCAGCACATGGTCGCCGCTCTTGCCGTCGACAGTCCCGCCCATCGGATACACCATCAGACCGCGCGCGAACGCTTCACGCTTGATCGCCGCGTTCAGTTTCAGCTTCGCGTCGAACGGTGCCTTGCTCGCGCGATCCTTCACCAGTTCAACGCCGACGAACAGCCCCCGCCCGCGCACGTCGCCGATATGCGGATGCTGCGCGTAGTGCTCGCGCAGCCGGCCGCGCAACTGCTCGCCGCGCGCCTGCACGTTCGACAATAGCTGTTCTTCGGCGATCACGCGCTGCACTTCGAGCGCCGCCGCACAGGCGGTGGCATGACCGATATAGGTGTGGCCATGCTGAAAGAAGCCCGAGCCGTTGACGATCGTCTGATAGATGCGATCGCTGACCAGCGTCGCGCCGATCGCCTGGTAGCCGGCGCCGAGCCCCTTCGCGATCGTCAGCAGATCCGGCGCTACGCCATCTTCCTCGCACGCAAACAGATAGCCGGTGCGGCCCATGCCGGACATGATCTCGTCGAGAATCAGCAGCACGCCGTAACGGTCGCACACCGCGCGGATCTTGCGGAAATACTCGCGCACCGGCGGCACCGCGCCGGCCGTTGCGCCGACCACCGTTTCCGCGACGAACGCCGCCACCGTGTCCGGCCCGAGTTCGAGGATCTTCTGTTCGAGTTCGTCGGCAAGACGCTGCGCGAACGCTTCTTCGGTTTCGTCCGCGCGTTGCTCGCGATACGCGTAGCACGGGCTCACATGATGCGCTTCGATCAGAATCGGCAGAAACGGCTCGCGGCGCCACGCATTGCCGCCGATCGCGAGCGCGCCGAGCGTGTTGCCGTGATAGCTCTGACGCCGCGCGATGAAATGGCGGCGCTGCGTTTCGCCCTTCTCGACGAAATACTGCCGCGCGAGTTTCAGCGCTGCTTCGATCGCCTCGGAGCCACCCGACACGAAGTACACGTGCTCGAGTCCGGCCGGCGCGCTCGCGACCAGCCGGTCAGCCAGTTCCTCGGCCGGCGCGGTCGTGAAGAACGACGTGTGCGCGTACGGCAGCTGCTGCGCCTGACGCCGGATCGCATCGATCACGCGCTGATTGCTGTGACCGAGACATGAGACGGCGGCGCCGCCCGATGCATCGATATATCGCTTGCCGGTGGAATCGATGATCTCGATGCCGTCACCCGCGACGGCGACCGGCAGCGTCAGCTTCGGAGAGCGATGAAAAATGGT
This region includes:
- a CDS encoding OsmC family protein, which translates into the protein MKRKASAVWQGDLQQGKGSISTDSGVLKDTQYSFSTRFADGIGTNPEELIAAAHAGCFSMALSAELGKAGITPERIGTTATVTLDKDGGGFSITAVHLDVAVKIPGGNKAAFDKATADAKAGCPVSKVLNATITMDAKLET
- a CDS encoding DUF4148 domain-containing protein gives rise to the protein MTAPRNISDPPTREPSPHYFKTSNDLSPASRFFTDRAANRLRFNRSAHELHRRSSPKSKLEVIMKSLLSAVVIASALIVPAVSFAQQANAPVTRAQVRAELVAAQKAGLLNQNDINYPKAMPQDSTTVVASAQGAQDIGGVKASSSDAGAPTSVQQRLFSTYRGN
- a CDS encoding carboxymuconolactone decarboxylase family protein codes for the protein MTERLPHFDLSTATPEQKIVLDDILSGPRGNLDGPFLGWIHSPELAQHAQRLGAFCRYSTGLPLRLSELAILVTAVRWQAQAEWHIHYPIALQAGVGEADAETIRVGRRPDFADADDALIYDFASELYDTKRVSEATYARAVERFGHQVVINLVGLLGYYALVAMTLNVFDMRALGQQSLPFPE
- a CDS encoding aspartate aminotransferase family protein, which translates into the protein MSTIFHRSPKLTLPVAVAGDGIEIIDSTGKRYIDASGGAAVSCLGHSNQRVIDAIRRQAQQLPYAHTSFFTTAPAEELADRLVASAPAGLEHVYFVSGGSEAIEAALKLARQYFVEKGETQRRHFIARRQSYHGNTLGALAIGGNAWRREPFLPILIEAHHVSPCYAYREQRADETEEAFAQRLADELEQKILELGPDTVAAFVAETVVGATAGAVPPVREYFRKIRAVCDRYGVLLILDEIMSGMGRTGYLFACEEDGVAPDLLTIAKGLGAGYQAIGATLVSDRIYQTIVNGSGFFQHGHTYIGHATACAAALEVQRVIAEEQLLSNVQARGEQLRGRLREHYAQHPHIGDVRGRGLFVGVELVKDRASKAPFDAKLKLNAAIKREAFARGLMVYPMGGTVDGKSGDHVLLAPPFICTARDIDEIVSRLSDAIGAALAAVPAAA